The bacterium genome window below encodes:
- a CDS encoding glycosyltransferase family 2 protein: protein MPHHRVESPVIVIIPAYDEETRIGSVIEAIRSTGLDLEIAVIDDGSRDATAEAVKRAGAVVIRHPFNMGYGAALQTGYKYALRRGAELVIQMDADGQHDPEQIPKLAEPILRGECDLVIGSRFLEPTGYEMEALRSLGRRVFRSLGRVAGVEVTDPTSGFQALNRKVLALYAQNDFPHDFPDIDVLLMAARSGLRIQEVPSTMEESPRASTLHGGWRAFYYVYKMLLSMWALTAQPKGKR, encoded by the coding sequence ATACCTCACCATCGCGTGGAGAGCCCCGTGATCGTCATCATTCCCGCCTACGACGAGGAGACCCGCATCGGGTCGGTCATCGAGGCCATCCGCTCCACGGGGCTCGACCTGGAGATCGCCGTGATCGACGACGGCTCCCGCGATGCGACGGCTGAGGCCGTGAAACGTGCCGGGGCGGTCGTCATTCGGCATCCCTTCAACATGGGATACGGTGCAGCCCTCCAGACCGGCTACAAGTATGCGCTCCGACGAGGGGCCGAACTCGTGATCCAGATGGACGCCGACGGGCAACACGATCCGGAGCAGATCCCGAAGCTCGCGGAACCGATTCTTCGCGGGGAATGCGACCTCGTGATCGGCTCGCGTTTCCTGGAGCCGACCGGATACGAGATGGAGGCACTCCGAAGCCTGGGGCGAAGGGTCTTCCGAAGCCTGGGCCGGGTCGCTGGCGTCGAGGTCACCGATCCGACCTCCGGCTTCCAGGCGCTCAATCGCAAGGTCCTCGCCCTCTACGCCCAGAACGACTTCCCCCACGACTTTCCGGACATCGACGTCCTCTTGATGGCGGCGCGCAGCGGGCTTCGCATTCAGGAGGTTCCCTCCACCATGGAGGAGAGCCCGCGTGCGTCGACCCTGCATGGCGGATGGCGGGCGTTCTACTACGTCTACAAGATGTTGCTCTCGATGTGGGCCCTCACGGCCCAACCGAAGGGGAA
- a CDS encoding class I SAM-dependent methyltransferase → MDLDSNSLERLVPDRTMGGDVTGRETLELHLERYRFAAHVAGPGRLLDMACGAGYGTRLLADACPERAESIGVDLSEDAIAYARERYGRTGVDYQACDATRFSDAEGFDTIVSLETIEHLPDPTGFSKHLLTLLRPGGLLVASVPTTPSVDANPHHLHDFTEKSFRSLFEPAGLKEVARLPQVQPFELGGILKRSEVRHSEIRPHLLRYYATHPSAALRRIYATLRFGFTNRYLTIAWRAP, encoded by the coding sequence ATGGATCTCGACTCGAACAGTCTGGAGCGCCTGGTTCCGGATCGGACCATGGGCGGAGACGTCACCGGACGGGAGACATTGGAACTCCACCTCGAGCGCTACCGGTTTGCCGCCCACGTAGCAGGGCCGGGCCGACTGCTCGATATGGCGTGCGGCGCCGGCTATGGCACTCGCCTGCTGGCCGATGCCTGCCCCGAGCGGGCGGAATCGATCGGAGTCGACCTTTCCGAGGATGCCATCGCCTACGCACGCGAGCGATACGGGCGAACTGGAGTCGACTATCAGGCGTGCGACGCGACCCGGTTCTCCGATGCCGAGGGCTTCGACACGATCGTCTCGCTCGAGACGATCGAGCACCTGCCCGACCCGACGGGATTCTCCAAGCATCTACTCACCCTGCTGCGCCCGGGCGGGCTTCTGGTCGCCTCCGTGCCGACCACACCCTCGGTGGACGCCAACCCGCATCACCTTCACGATTTCACCGAGAAATCCTTTCGCTCGCTCTTCGAGCCCGCAGGCTTGAAGGAGGTCGCCCGGCTACCCCAGGTCCAGCCCTTCGAACTTGGCGGCATCCTGAAGCGCAGCGAAGTTCGCCACTCCGAGATCCGCCCGCACTTGCTGCGGTACTACGCGACCCACCCGAGCGCGGCCCTACGGAGGATCTACGCGACGCTTCGCTTCGGGTTCACCAACCGATACCTCACCATCGCGTGGAGAGCCCCGTGA